A genomic window from Brachyspira sp. SAP_772 includes:
- a CDS encoding glutamine synthetase III, with the protein MDKLPDIFESYVFNDNVMQEKLPKDIYKKLIKTIKNGERLDLELANVVAHAMKEWAIEKGATHFTHWFQPMTGVTAEKHTCFITQTKDGKVRMEFTGKELVQGEPDASSFPSGGLRSTFEARGYTAWDPTSYAFIKDNTLCIPSAFCSYSGESLDKKTPLLRSMQVLEKEAKRILKLFGHNDINRVYTTVGAEQEYFLIDRDLYLQRPDLRYCKRTLFGACPPKGQELEDHYFGAIKPRVLEFMKELDNELWKLGIIAKTEHNEVAPGQYELAPEFTITNMATDQNQITMELMKVIAEKHNLACILHEKPFAGVNGSGKHNNWSIGTDTGLNLLEPGKTPSENKQFLLFVVAIMKAIDEYQDLLRATTASASNDHRLGASEAPPAIISIFLGDELTEIIESMENSKKYKKREAVEMEMGVPSLARFTKDSTDRNRTSPLAFTGNKFEFRMVGSSLSVSGPNIVLNTIVAEALSQFADILEKSSDFDKDLEELLKENIKKHKRIVYNGNNYSDEWVKEASKRGLCNLKTTPEALETFIAQKNIDLFTKHNVLTKAEVLSRYEISLEEYSKVINIEALTLIDMINKYIIPFSLDYTEELVNICEKKKDLKIKYDIEKDLLDKITNLTNNLYKKLKTLEDYLSESKKIKNVSKSSVFFRDKVLACIEEMRPIIDELEKTVSRKHWKLPTYGDMLYSLA; encoded by the coding sequence ATGGATAAATTACCTGATATATTTGAAAGTTATGTATTTAATGATAATGTAATGCAGGAAAAACTTCCTAAAGACATTTACAAAAAGTTAATAAAAACAATCAAAAATGGTGAGAGATTGGATTTAGAGTTGGCAAATGTTGTAGCACATGCGATGAAAGAATGGGCTATAGAAAAGGGAGCAACACATTTTACTCACTGGTTTCAGCCTATGACAGGTGTAACTGCAGAAAAGCATACTTGTTTTATAACTCAAACTAAAGACGGAAAAGTTCGTATGGAGTTTACAGGTAAAGAGCTTGTTCAAGGAGAGCCTGATGCTTCAAGTTTCCCTTCTGGAGGATTAAGAAGTACTTTTGAAGCTAGAGGATATACTGCTTGGGACCCTACTTCTTATGCTTTTATTAAAGATAATACTTTATGCATACCAAGTGCTTTTTGTTCTTATAGCGGAGAATCTTTAGACAAAAAAACACCTCTGCTTCGCTCTATGCAGGTTTTAGAAAAAGAAGCAAAGAGAATATTAAAATTATTTGGTCATAATGATATTAATAGAGTATATACAACAGTAGGTGCAGAACAAGAATATTTTTTAATAGATAGAGATTTATATTTACAAAGACCAGATTTAAGATATTGTAAGAGAACATTATTTGGTGCTTGTCCTCCAAAGGGTCAGGAATTGGAAGATCATTATTTTGGTGCTATAAAGCCAAGAGTTTTAGAGTTTATGAAAGAGTTGGATAATGAACTTTGGAAACTTGGTATAATTGCAAAAACAGAACATAATGAAGTAGCACCCGGTCAATATGAACTTGCTCCAGAGTTTACAATAACTAATATGGCAACAGATCAAAACCAAATTACAATGGAGCTTATGAAGGTAATAGCAGAAAAACATAATTTAGCTTGTATTTTGCATGAAAAACCTTTCGCTGGAGTTAATGGAAGCGGAAAACATAATAACTGGTCTATAGGTACAGATACAGGTCTTAATTTGTTAGAACCCGGTAAAACACCTTCAGAAAATAAGCAGTTTTTATTATTTGTAGTTGCAATAATGAAAGCTATTGATGAATATCAGGACTTGTTAAGAGCAACAACTGCAAGTGCAAGTAATGATCATCGTTTGGGAGCATCTGAAGCACCTCCTGCTATCATATCAATATTTCTTGGAGATGAACTTACTGAAATAATAGAGTCTATGGAAAACTCAAAAAAATACAAAAAAAGAGAAGCGGTAGAAATGGAAATGGGAGTACCATCTCTTGCTAGATTCACAAAAGATTCAACAGATAGAAACAGAACTTCTCCTTTAGCTTTTACTGGAAATAAATTTGAGTTTAGAATGGTGGGTTCTAGTTTATCAGTATCTGGTCCTAATATTGTATTAAATACAATAGTAGCTGAAGCATTATCTCAATTTGCTGATATATTAGAAAAGTCTTCAGATTTTGATAAAGATTTAGAAGAGCTATTAAAAGAAAACATTAAAAAACATAAAAGAATAGTTTATAATGGAAACAATTATTCTGATGAATGGGTAAAAGAAGCTTCTAAAAGAGGTTTATGTAATTTAAAAACAACTCCTGAAGCACTTGAAACATTTATAGCTCAAAAAAATATAGACTTGTTTACAAAACATAATGTTCTAACAAAAGCTGAAGTTCTTTCAAGATATGAAATAAGCTTAGAAGAATATAGTAAAGTAATTAATATTGAAGCACTTACTTTAATAGATATGATTAATAAATATATTATTCCATTCTCTTTAGATTATACCGAAGAGCTTGTTAATATATGTGAGAAAAAGAAAGATTTAAAAATAAAATATGATATAGAAAAAGATTTGTTAGATAAAATAACTAATTTAACTAATAATCTCTATAAGAAATTAAAAACTTTAGAAGATTATTTATCTGAATCAAAAAAGATAAAGAATGTATCAAAGTCTAGTGTATTTTTTAGAGATAAAGTATTAGCTTGTATAGAGGAAATGCGTCCTATAATTGATGAGCTAGAGAAAACTGTTTCTAGAAAACATTGGAAACTTCCAACTTATGGAGATATGTTATATAGCTTAGCTTAA
- a CDS encoding PepSY-like domain-containing protein: MKKLFCLLFAFSIIGSSSLFADWIVPLSKVPAAVKNAVKRNYPRARIWKVEMDDGLYHVELSNGIELEVTRRGRIVDIDY, from the coding sequence ATGAAAAAATTATTTTGTTTATTATTTGCTTTTTCTATAATTGGAAGTTCTTCTCTTTTTGCTGATTGGATTGTTCCTCTTAGTAAAGTTCCTGCTGCAGTTAAAAACGCTGTAAAAAGAAATTATCCAAGAGCAAGAATTTGGAAAGTAGAGATGGACGATGGGTTGTATCATGTGGAACTTAGTAATGGTATAGAGTTAGAAGTAACTAGAAGAGGAAGAATTGTTGATATAGATTATTAA
- a CDS encoding DUF4954 family protein, whose translation MSYFFVKEDKEFRKLKENEIDFLKSQGCSSQNWDKILIKNVDLTRIKDVTFHGKIKINELNGNVRYYNKLKVLASINRATLINVSINGNVYINNIGRFIANYKIQNGVIIENAGAIYMEGESSFGNGVETSPIMEGDGRSVKIFYRLNSHIAYIVAMYRHKKLMRDNINKIIDDYAKSKTKKFGKIKKHAQIINARIIKNSLIDPYATIENTDEINNTTVISTKECPSYIGTSVILKDSIVLKGAHIVDGTVIKKAFIGEGVKLGRQFSCEDSLLFANCEGEHGEMFSIFAGPYTVTHHKATLLIASHFSFFNAGSGTNQSNHMYKLGPYHHGFMERGCKTGSNSYILWPSHIGAFTTVIGSHYDNVDTSDFPFSYITEHGYHQTRLIPALNLFGVGLSRDENKWKERDRRVGDKKDLIIFDVFSPYTVSKMLKAEEILNNIKKEIVNEDVEYIKYKNMIIKTSSLNKYSNRYSIAIDLYLYNKLLEYIKKSDNLNDIFNDTNKFYETWVDVGGLICAKEKLDNVILDIEHNNINNVQDLVQSFEKLYNDYSIDEKSWVINIIKKRYNINTINTDAILKILKEHLSLLTTSYEIFYRDVKKEYDLAKMVSCGIDDKTAMEEDFKAIRGTAKDNAFVIKYKNDVETKIEEINKLIKKLGN comes from the coding sequence ATGAGTTATTTTTTTGTAAAAGAAGATAAAGAGTTTAGAAAATTAAAAGAAAATGAAATTGATTTCTTAAAAAGCCAAGGATGCTCTTCTCAAAACTGGGATAAGATATTAATAAAGAATGTTGATTTAACTAGAATAAAAGATGTTACTTTTCATGGGAAAATAAAGATTAACGAGCTTAATGGAAATGTAAGATATTATAATAAACTAAAAGTACTTGCATCAATAAATAGAGCTACTTTAATAAATGTATCAATAAATGGTAATGTTTATATAAATAATATAGGACGCTTTATTGCAAATTATAAAATACAAAATGGGGTTATAATAGAAAACGCTGGTGCTATATATATGGAAGGGGAGAGTAGTTTTGGAAACGGAGTAGAAACTTCTCCTATAATGGAAGGAGATGGAAGAAGCGTAAAAATATTTTATAGGCTAAACTCACATATAGCTTATATAGTTGCAATGTATAGACATAAAAAATTAATGCGTGATAATATAAACAAAATAATAGATGATTATGCTAAAAGTAAAACTAAGAAATTTGGAAAGATAAAAAAGCATGCTCAAATAATTAATGCAAGAATAATAAAAAATTCTCTCATAGACCCTTATGCTACAATAGAAAATACAGATGAAATAAATAACACCACTGTAATAAGCACAAAAGAATGTCCATCATATATAGGCACATCTGTCATATTAAAAGATTCTATTGTATTAAAGGGAGCTCATATAGTTGATGGCACTGTTATAAAAAAAGCATTCATTGGAGAGGGGGTTAAATTAGGAAGACAATTTTCTTGTGAGGATTCATTACTATTTGCAAATTGTGAAGGAGAACATGGAGAGATGTTTTCTATATTTGCTGGTCCTTATACAGTTACACATCATAAAGCAACACTTTTAATAGCTAGTCATTTCTCATTTTTTAATGCAGGAAGTGGCACCAATCAAAGCAACCATATGTATAAATTGGGTCCTTACCATCATGGTTTTATGGAGAGAGGATGCAAAACAGGAAGTAATTCATATATATTATGGCCTTCTCATATTGGTGCTTTCACTACAGTTATAGGTTCTCATTATGATAATGTTGATACTTCTGATTTTCCTTTTTCATACATTACAGAACATGGTTATCATCAGACAAGACTTATTCCTGCTTTAAATTTATTTGGTGTTGGGCTTTCTAGAGATGAAAACAAATGGAAAGAAAGAGATAGAAGAGTAGGGGATAAAAAAGATTTAATTATATTTGATGTTTTTAGTCCTTATACTGTTTCAAAAATGCTTAAAGCAGAAGAAATATTAAATAATATAAAAAAAGAAATTGTAAATGAAGATGTTGAATATATCAAATACAAAAATATGATTATAAAAACATCATCTCTAAATAAATATTCAAACAGATATTCCATTGCAATAGATTTGTATTTGTACAATAAACTTCTTGAATATATAAAAAAATCTGATAATTTAAATGATATTTTTAATGATACAAATAAATTTTATGAAACTTGGGTTGATGTTGGCGGGCTTATATGTGCAAAAGAGAAGTTAGATAATGTTATATTAGACATAGAACATAATAATATTAATAATGTTCAAGATTTAGTACAATCTTTTGAAAAACTATATAATGATTATAGTATAGATGAAAAATCTTGGGTTATAAATATTATTAAAAAAAGATACAATATAAATACTATTAATACAGATGCTATATTAAAAATACTCAAAGAACATTTATCACTTCTTACTACTTCATATGAAATATTTTATAGAGATGTAAAAAAAGAATATGATTTAGCAAAGATGGTTAGCTGTGGAATAGACGATAAAACTGCAATGGAAGAAGATTTTAAAGCTATAAGAGGAACTGCTAAAGATAATGCTTTTGTTATTAAGTATAAAAATGATGTAGAAACAAAGATAGAAGAGATAAATAAATTAATAAAAAAGTTAGGAAATTAA